Below is a window of Hydrogenimonas sp. SS33 DNA.
GACAGGGGCTTCGAAGAGGTCTACGTCCCCTTCATGGCCAACGCCGAATCGCTTTTCGGCACGGGGCAGCTCCCCAAATTCGCCGACGACCTCTTCAAGATCGAAGGGGAGGAGCTCTATATGATCCCGACGGCGGAGGTGCCCGTCACCAACCTCTTCCGCGACGAGATTCTCAAAATAGACGACCTGCCCCAGCGCCTCACCGCCTACACCCCCTGCTTCCGCAAAGAGGCGGGTTCGGCGGGCCGGGACACCCGGGGCATGATACGCCAGCACCAGTTCGACAAAGTGGAGCTGGTCTGCATCACCCGCCCCGAAGAGAGCGACAAGGTCTTCGAAGAGATGGTCTCCTGCGCCTCCGACCTGCTCACCTCCCTGGGGCTTCCCCACCGCCACATGCTGCTCTGCGCCGGCGACATGGGCTTCTCCGCCGCCAAAACCATCGATCTGGAGGTGTGGCTCCCCGGACAGGGAAAATACCGGGAGATCAGCTCCATCTCCAACACCCGGGATTTCCAGGCCAGACGGGCGAAGATCCGCTTCAAGGACGAAAACAAAAAGAACCGCCTCGTCCACACCCTCAACGGCTCCAGCCTGGCGGTCGGGCGCACCCTTATCGCCATCATGGAGAACTATCAGCAGGCCGACGGTTCCATCGTCATACCCGATGTTTTGAGACCGTACCTGTAGAGGAGTAAGAAAGTGGGAAAGTGGGAAAGTGAGAGGGTGAGAGAACGTAACGAGATCATCCCGCCTACCCCACTCGACACTCAGCACTCACCACTACGCACTACCCACTACCCACTACCTACTACCTACTTCCAGCTCCCCCGGAGAAAAATGCATGGCTGAGGAAGAAGAGGTCATCATACTCGAAGAGGGGGAGCCCCAGGAGGTTCCTGCCGAAGAGGCCCCCTCCGACGAAAAGGCCGCCCCGAAAGTGTCGAAACAGCGCAAAAAGCTGCTTCTTCTGCTTGGGGGTATCGGGGTGCTGCTTCTGCTGCTCGTCGTCGCCCTCGTCGCGGTTCTGGTACGCAAAAAAGAGGCGCCCGCCGAAAACGTCAACCCCACCGCCCTGGTCAAAAAGCTCAAAAAGAGTGAAAACGCCCGCCCCCTGGCGACCCGTTCCCAGATCGAGCATATGATCAAGAAGGCCAACCTCCTCTACGCCAGGGGCGACAAGAAAGAGGCGCTCGACCTTTATGAGCAGATCGCCACCTACAGCGCCTCCATCTCCTACTACAACCTGGGTGTCGCCCAGATGCGCCAGGAGAAGTACGAAGAGGCGATCGACTCTTTCAAAAAGGCGATCCAAAACGGCGAAAACCGCACCATCAGCGCCATCAACGCCGCCGCCTGCGCGCTGCATCTGAAAAACCGGAAACTCTTCGACTACTACCTCCAGATGGCCGAGGCGAACCTGCCGGAGAGTTACAACTCCCCCCTCTACGGCTACCTCTACGCCCTCATCAACTACTACAAGGGCAACTATTTCGAGATTCTCAGCGCCGTCAACCACCCGACGACGAAATATTACGACAACGAGCTGAACCACCTGGGCGCCATCTCCTACGAACTCTTCCGGCGCCCCCTGAAGGCGATCGCCCTGCTGGAGAAGCGCGCCCTCCCCAAAGACGACCTGATTCTGGGACAGCTCTACGCCCAGATCGGAGATTTCCCCGTGGCGGCCCGCTATCTGGGCAAAGCGGTGGAGGATGGCTACGCCCCCCTCAAGAGCCGCAAAGCGCTGGCCCTGGTGCAGCTCAAAAACGGCATGCCCCAGAAGAGCGCCGACCTGCTCAAACGGCTCAAAACCGACCACAAGGGCAAAGGGCTCGACCTCTACCCCATCCAGACCCGCCTGGCCCCCTCGGTCTACGACATCCAGGCGGCCCAGAAGCGCTACGCCGCCGATGCGCTCGTCAAACCGCCCAACGCCTACAAGCTCCTTTTCGAATTCGCCCCTTTCAAAGTCTTCAACGCCAACCAGACCCTCAACTACATCAAGAAGGGAAACGCCTCCATCTATGTAGACGAAGCGCCCGAGGCGACCCGCTACCTCTCCAGAAGCTCCAGCATTTCACGGGTCAACATCCTCATCTCCCAGGCGATCAAGGCGGCCATCGACCATCGGCTACGGCGCGCCAACACCCTGTTGGAAAAGGCGCTGAAGCAGTATCCGAACCACTCGATTCTCCACTACAACCTGGCCCTGACCTACGCCCAGCTGGGGAACTTCTCCAAAGCCCACACCCACTTTCTCAGAAGCTACCACCTCGACACGACCAACTACCTCTCGGGCATCTTCGCCCTCATCTGCGAGAGTCTGACGGGCCGCCCGATCCCCCAGGTGGAGCAGTTCATCCGGGACGACCTGGTCAAGATCGTCAAACCCGACCAGACCCAGCTTTTTTACCAGACCCTCTTCTACTTCTACAAAGGGAACCTTCCCGCCGCTTCCAAGTGGCTCTCCGCCCACCACGACAACCGCCCCGTCAACCTGCTGCTCGACCTGCTCATCGCCGCCGACCAGGGGATGTGGGAGAAAGCGTTGAAAAGCGCGAAACAGCTGCGCAACCGCATGAAGAGAGATGTGCTGGCCAACCTTCTCTACCTCCAAATGCGCTACCGCCACGAAAATATCAAGCGTTTCAGCGCCGACGCCCAGCAATACCTCAGAACCCACCCCCTGGACCTGGATGCGGTCTACTACGGCAGCGCCTTCACCCGGGACAACTATATCGCCCTGCGCTTCATCACCGGCACCCTCTACCCCTTCAAGGAGCAGCTGGAAGCGAAACTGATTT
It encodes the following:
- the serS gene encoding serine--tRNA ligase, whose protein sequence is MLDLRRFEKEFDTVAAALKRRGVDEKVLEKVKVLFEEKKAVQKRLEAAQAEQNAKSRLFGQYKREGRDISELQKEVAENKERIAALNEELRTLEERLFELAATIPNLPDPDVPDGEDEEENVELKRVLEPTTFDFAPKEHWELAEANGWIDFERGVKIAKSRFSALRFEGARLERALINYMLDFNRDRGFEEVYVPFMANAESLFGTGQLPKFADDLFKIEGEELYMIPTAEVPVTNLFRDEILKIDDLPQRLTAYTPCFRKEAGSAGRDTRGMIRQHQFDKVELVCITRPEESDKVFEEMVSCASDLLTSLGLPHRHMLLCAGDMGFSAAKTIDLEVWLPGQGKYREISSISNTRDFQARRAKIRFKDENKKNRLVHTLNGSSLAVGRTLIAIMENYQQADGSIVIPDVLRPYL
- a CDS encoding tetratricopeptide repeat protein; the encoded protein is MAEEEEVIILEEGEPQEVPAEEAPSDEKAAPKVSKQRKKLLLLLGGIGVLLLLLVVALVAVLVRKKEAPAENVNPTALVKKLKKSENARPLATRSQIEHMIKKANLLYARGDKKEALDLYEQIATYSASISYYNLGVAQMRQEKYEEAIDSFKKAIQNGENRTISAINAAACALHLKNRKLFDYYLQMAEANLPESYNSPLYGYLYALINYYKGNYFEILSAVNHPTTKYYDNELNHLGAISYELFRRPLKAIALLEKRALPKDDLILGQLYAQIGDFPVAARYLGKAVEDGYAPLKSRKALALVQLKNGMPQKSADLLKRLKTDHKGKGLDLYPIQTRLAPSVYDIQAAQKRYAADALVKPPNAYKLLFEFAPFKVFNANQTLNYIKKGNASIYVDEAPEATRYLSRSSSISRVNILISQAIKAAIDHRLRRANTLLEKALKQYPNHSILHYNLALTYAQLGNFSKAHTHFLRSYHLDTTNYLSGIFALICESLTGRPIPQVEQFIRDDLVKIVKPDQTQLFYQTLFYFYKGNLPAASKWLSAHHDNRPVNLLLDLLIAADQGMWEKALKSAKQLRNRMKRDVLANLLYLQMRYRHENIKRFSADAQQYLRTHPLDLDAVYYGSAFTRDNYIALRFITGTLYPFKEQLEAKLISEEKDPVGIIESLALADIYLQKYEEAYVLFNQLVDKYNMQDSRTLFLAAVASVGARHPANASALLQLAKMTDPNNLESRYALGLLYLEEGNVDAAIIQFSKIPDGTFRSAYFDFDIVGFRKK